The segment TCCATTATTTACAGCGATTACAATTATGAATTTGCTATCGGTGAAAATGAAGACCTTATCGCACTTGAATCGGTAATCAATGATATCAATATAAAACAAGACTTCACTTTCTTCGCCAGTAACAAGCATACGTTCAAATTCGGTTTAAACGCTATTCATCATACAATTCAGCCAGGTAATATATATGCGGGTGAAAACACTGGCATTAATTCACAACAACAAGCCAATCAATATGGTATTGAAGGAGCCGTATATATTCAAGATGAATTTAAGGTATCCAATCGTCTAAGTTTAAATTATGGTATCCGCTACTCACTGTTCCAAAAAATTGGTGAAGGATCAGAGTTTGAGTTCAACGATAAAGGAGAAGTCATTGGAATGAAAGAATACCAAGATGGAGATCTAATGCAATACTATGGTGGTTGGGAACCTAGACTATCTGCTAATTATTTATTGAATTCGGTCAGTTCAGTTAAGCTTGGATACAATAAAAACTACCAATACATGCACATGCTAACAAACTCTACTTCATCTTCACCTACAGATACATGGATTATGAGTTCAAATAATGTGAAGCCTCAGGAAGCTCAGCAAATTTCATTAGGCTACTTCCGTAATTTTAAAGACAACACTTTTGAAACATCGATCGAAACTTATTACAAAGACATGCAAAATGTCATTGATTATAAGACGGGAGCTAATGTTTTTCAGAATGAATATTATGAAGGTGATTTAGTATATGGTATAGGCCGAGCTTATGGTGTAGAAATGATGGTCAAAAAAAATAAAGGAAGGTTTACAGGTTGGGTAAGTTATACGCTATCAAGAACCGAACAACAATTTGATGAAATCAACCAAGGGCAATGGTTTGCTGCTAGACAAGATAGAACTCATGATATCAGCTTAGTGGGGATTTATAAGATCAACCCTAAATTAACCTTATCAGGAAACTTTATTTACTACACAGGTGATGCTGTGACTTTCCCTTCTGGAAGGTATGAGGTAGATGGCAAAATTGTTCCCTATTACACTGAAAGAAACGGATACAGAATGCCCGACTACCACCGTCTTGATTTAGCATTAACTTGGATAAGAAAGAAAACAGATAAGTTCGAATCCAGTTGGAATTTCTCGATCTACAATGTTTACGGTAGAGAGAATGCTTACATGATCAATTTTGAACCTAACGAAACTGATCCTACAAAAACAGAGGCTGTACAAACAGCATTATTTAAGTGGGTTCCATCAGTGACTTACAACTTTAAACTCTAAAATAGACCTCATGAAATATATAAATCTTATACTGCTCTCTTTTTTACTTTGGAGTACATCCTGTGAAAAAGTTATTGATATTGAGCTCAACGATGCAACACCTCAGGTGGTTATTGAAGCGGTAATTTTAGAAGGAGAGCATGATTTCACTGTGAAAGTATCTCGAACTGCCCCTTACTTTGATAATACACCTTCAGAAAAAATAGAAAACGCTGTCATTACACTCAAGTATGATGATCAAATACAGGATATTCCACATATTGGAGAGGGGGAGTATCAATTTCCTTTAGATGCAAAAGTGGATACTGAATTTGCTCTTGAAGTCGATGTTGATGGAACAGTCTATACAGCATCCACTACTCTAATTGAAAAAATTGCTATTGATAGTATCTACTATGAATATGAAGAAGGTTTTGGCCCAAGAGAAGCAGGATATATCGTATATATCAAATACACTGACCCTGCAGCCTACTCCAACTTCTATAGAATTACACATAGTCTAAATGGTATTTATCAAAATACAAGTAAAGACCTTCAGGTGTTTGATGATAGCAAGACAAATGGTAACCAAGTGAAGGTACCAGTACGATCAAAAACTTTCGAACTGGGAGATGTGGTTCACCTTCAATTAATCCATTTTGATGAGCCTTCTTATGATTACTTTAATTCACTTGATGATATTATTAGTTCTGGCGGTGGGCCAAGGGGAGGTTCTGCTGCTCCAGGTAATCCATTGTCGAATTGGTCAAATAATGCATTAGGTTATTTTTCTGCTTATAGTTCCGATACGGCGAATATTACAATCACAGAATAAATAAAAAGCTAGGCTGTTCCATCGCTCATGAATGAAACAGCCTAGCTTATATTTTATTACTCTATTAATCTGAAATTATTATTTCGACATTTTCTTTGATGGGGTATTATTGCCCTCAAATAATTTAATTCCTTTTTGACTGTAGTTATACGCTACTTTAAAAACACTTTCTATATCATAAGGTTTACCTACGATCTGCATTCCTATAGGCATATTTTGTGAGCTCAACCCAACCGGTACACTTGCTACAGGGCAGTAGTTTAAAAGGTTGAAAGGAATAGTGTAAGCACCACCTACAATACCAGGAAAAACTCTACCATCTTCTTCCACTGTTCCATCTACAAGATCAAAATCAGCAGGAATATGACTTGTTGGAAGTGTTGGTAAAATAACAGCTTCATAACCGTTTTCAAAAGTAGCCTCTGCTAATAGATGATACATCTTTTTGATTAGCAACTCCACTTCTGCTAAGTCTTTTCCATTATAACCTGCATTCGCTGCTGCATCCACGAAGTTAGAAGCGTATTTCGTCAATGAATCTTGATACGTTTCATAGACAGACATTTGTCCACCCATTGGTCCTGCAAAGGCCATTTTCTTGAAATTGGTCAGTAATTCTTTCGCATCCATACCAAAATCAATTTCAATAATATCGACTTGAGCTCCACTTTTCTTTAAAGCCTCAATTGCATTATTCATGGCAGTTTTCACCTCGTTAGTTGGCTCTAATATTCCTAATCCTAAAACATAAGCTACTTTTACGCCTTCTAAAGACTCATAATTAGTAGGAAGTTGTTGGTGTGCCATTACGTTTGGTGAGTAAGGTGTTGGACCAGCAATTACATTATACATCATTGCCATATCTTCAAAAGTTCTAGCCATTGGGCCTGTACCTGAGAAATAAGACATTGGTAAATCTGTATGTACAGTTCCGAAAGAAGGTTTTAAACCGTAAACACCATTAAAAGCAGAAGGGATACGAACAGAACCTCCCATATCAGAACCTGTTGCAATTGTACAGTATCCAGCTGCTAAAGCCGCACCAGAACCTCCTGAAGAACCTCCTACTGAATATTTATTATTCCAAGGGTTTCGTGTAGTTCCCCAAGCGCGTGTATCTGTACAAAAGTGAAGGTATAATTCAGGAACAGTACATTGAATAGTAAAAATTGCACCTGCATCTTTCAATTTTTGTGTTACAGGATCTGCATAATCTTTTGGAGGATCATTTCTATGTACTAACGAACCTTGTGTCACTCTCATTCCTACATCATGATGTTCATCTTTAAGACCTACTGTAATTCCTTCTAACGATCTGTAGGTTCCATCTTTATAATGTTGCTCTGCAATTTCTGCTTGTGCTAAGGCTTTATCCCAATAGGTAAATGTCGTTGCATTGACCTCTCCATTTGTTTTCTCCCATTGTGCTTTTTGAGCTTCAACAACATCTACAGGTGAAACCGCTAATTGTTTATACAGTTCTAATAATGATGAAGCAGGCATAAAAGCCAATTCTTCCTGAGAATATTTTGAATTTTGAGCATAGGTAAGATTTGCAAATAATAAAGTTATTGTGATGAGAAATATTCTTAGATTGATAAAGTAACTTTTCATTTTTTATACAGTTTTTTGTTGAATTAATGTTCAACCTTAGAAGGGCAAACTGATATAAAAAACCCTATATCTTTTTAAAAAAATTTCTAAATCCAATCTATTTTCTCAAATCTCAACCTTTATAGAATCGAAAAAACTATTATATAATACTCCAAAGCACCTTGAAGTAAACCAAACGCTCCATAATGTTTTGAGCTAGTTTTCTATTCAGACAATTGCCTTTTTAATTCATTAGCATACGATAGGTAATAATTTCTGGCAGGTGCATTAATCTGTTGAGCTGCTAATCCTCTCAAACATTCAATTTTTTGTAAAGTGACCTT is part of the Flammeovirga agarivorans genome and harbors:
- a CDS encoding TonB-dependent receptor; protein product: MNFKAVLLLTFLLSSSFLFSQSKYAINGQIKDASNGEDLPYATVTIKELPGVGTTANLYGYYSLSIAEGDYTIIYHYVGYDKIEQKISLTKDTNISIELNPTAQSLEEVVITAEREDQNITQNEGSVTKLDTKAIKELPTFGGEVDIIKVMQTQPGVKTSGEGGSGFYVRGGGLDQNLVLLDEAPVYNPSHLMGFFSVFNGDAIKGATMYKGGMMPEYGGRTSSVLDIRMKEGNAKEYNVTGGIGTIASRLTVEGPIVKDKGSFMVSGRRTYADLFLGLLDDPAYKNSDLYFYDLNLKANYRISDKDRIFLSGYFGNDKFGMSSDMGINYGNMTGTLRWNHVFSSKVFSNTSIIYSDYNYEFAIGENEDLIALESVINDINIKQDFTFFASNKHTFKFGLNAIHHTIQPGNIYAGENTGINSQQQANQYGIEGAVYIQDEFKVSNRLSLNYGIRYSLFQKIGEGSEFEFNDKGEVIGMKEYQDGDLMQYYGGWEPRLSANYLLNSVSSVKLGYNKNYQYMHMLTNSTSSSPTDTWIMSSNNVKPQEAQQISLGYFRNFKDNTFETSIETYYKDMQNVIDYKTGANVFQNEYYEGDLVYGIGRAYGVEMMVKKNKGRFTGWVSYTLSRTEQQFDEINQGQWFAARQDRTHDISLVGIYKINPKLTLSGNFIYYTGDAVTFPSGRYEVDGKIVPYYTERNGYRMPDYHRLDLALTWIRKKTDKFESSWNFSIYNVYGRENAYMINFEPNETDPTKTEAVQTALFKWVPSVTYNFKL
- a CDS encoding DUF4249 domain-containing protein, with the translated sequence MKYINLILLSFLLWSTSCEKVIDIELNDATPQVVIEAVILEGEHDFTVKVSRTAPYFDNTPSEKIENAVITLKYDDQIQDIPHIGEGEYQFPLDAKVDTEFALEVDVDGTVYTASTTLIEKIAIDSIYYEYEEGFGPREAGYIVYIKYTDPAAYSNFYRITHSLNGIYQNTSKDLQVFDDSKTNGNQVKVPVRSKTFELGDVVHLQLIHFDEPSYDYFNSLDDIISSGGGPRGGSAAPGNPLSNWSNNALGYFSAYSSDTANITITE
- a CDS encoding amidase, which translates into the protein MKSYFINLRIFLITITLLFANLTYAQNSKYSQEELAFMPASSLLELYKQLAVSPVDVVEAQKAQWEKTNGEVNATTFTYWDKALAQAEIAEQHYKDGTYRSLEGITVGLKDEHHDVGMRVTQGSLVHRNDPPKDYADPVTQKLKDAGAIFTIQCTVPELYLHFCTDTRAWGTTRNPWNNKYSVGGSSGGSGAALAAGYCTIATGSDMGGSVRIPSAFNGVYGLKPSFGTVHTDLPMSYFSGTGPMARTFEDMAMMYNVIAGPTPYSPNVMAHQQLPTNYESLEGVKVAYVLGLGILEPTNEVKTAMNNAIEALKKSGAQVDIIEIDFGMDAKELLTNFKKMAFAGPMGGQMSVYETYQDSLTKYASNFVDAAANAGYNGKDLAEVELLIKKMYHLLAEATFENGYEAVILPTLPTSHIPADFDLVDGTVEEDGRVFPGIVGGAYTIPFNLLNYCPVASVPVGLSSQNMPIGMQIVGKPYDIESVFKVAYNYSQKGIKLFEGNNTPSKKMSK